Below is a genomic region from Phalacrocorax carbo chromosome 10, bPhaCar2.1, whole genome shotgun sequence.
AATGTACAATTTATCTCCCCCGCCCCAGGACTGCTTAAAGTTCAATCTCAAATGTCTTCTGTAAATCACTTGAGAAGGGGTTAGTTGGAGAGGGATTAGTGcgctgctttgctttgctctctAGTGCTGCCCACTGTGCTTCAAATGGGTCTACCTGCGGAGCGGCCGCGGGAGGCTGCGAATGCTTGTCCTCTGCAGCCCATTTGCCACTGTCAACTCCGTTGAAAGCTGCAGAGCCATTGTGCTGCGCGGGTGGGTTGAAGAAAGGGCTAGTTGTAGCACTGTTGCTTTCATACTGAGGGAACGTCTGCTGTTTGACAAGACTGGGTGACTGATGCGGATGGGCTGCTGGAGTGTGGCTTGCAGTGCCAAAGACGTTGGCTACCATCTGGGAAGGTGTGATTCCAACCACAGGTACGCTTGGGGCTGCATAGGTCATCCCATTTGCTACAGCATAGGGCTGAGCTGGAATAAATGCCGGCTGCATGGGTGGTACCACACCCACTGGCACAGGCTGAGGCGCAACAAAGGTGCTGACTGGGAAGGCTGGTGCtgactgggaagctgctggaggaggctgcagtagtggctgcggggctggggttGGCTGCTGTTGGGCTCTGACAGTCTTTGAGACCTCTTCCAACCAGCGGTCTGCCTCTGAGGGAGTACGTCTGTGATTTCCTTGGAAGAGActtggtgaggctgcacctgaGGAGGTGCTGCTCCATTCAGTGCCTGGGAAGGAAAGCATGGGGAAATCGTTAATATTTCCACTCCTTCCCCTTGTATAAGTTAGAAAGGCCAGAGGATGTACACAAGAAGAGAGGGGCCTCCTCCCTCCACAGCTGAAAGACTGCTACCAACACTGGAAGCATCTTTATGCACCCACTGTACCATTCAGTTATAGAAAGACATTGGTCAAGAAGGGGTAGAGAAGAATTCCTTcactaaaatgcatttatttttttcctttgtagcaGACATCTGAGACTTTAGGGCATGGAAGAGAGCTGCCACCTGCACTCATAACTTAGTGGCAATGATCTAGTCCATAACCACTAATTCCTCTAACTGGGGAGTAACAGTTTCTGAATGTACAGCTCAGAGTGGTGGACTGTTAGAACACAAAGCTATAAGAAACTGTTTTTAAGACTCGTTTGCCAAGTTTCCTAAAGGTTCCTAAAGGTTCCTAAAAGGTTCCTAAAGGTTCCTAAAAGGTTCCTAAAGGTTCCTAAAAGGTTCCTAAAGGTTCCTACCCTCTGAAGGGCAGTAATGTAATGGGACTGGGAGGTCAAGACAACATTCTCTTTTCCTGCCCCATACATATTGAAGTGATGCGTGAGTACTCACTATGCTATACATGAGCATTTAAGGCACTACATCTAATTACTATATGATGTAAACTGTACTATGACTCCTTTATATTCTTCCTCTATCATCTCCACTCACTCTTGCCTTATACATGAAAAGCGTAAGTAATTCAGATGGTTAACCTCTCAAACCCTTTTGCAATGTTCAACACAGCATTTTAGACTTTTCTTAGCTAAAACCAGCTGATTTTAACTCATCTTcaatgattaaaaagaaaaaaagtcaccatCATTTCCATTCCTcccacagttttaaaaaaactacCTCCCAGCAACTGAATTCTGGTCTTCCTTCTCACTACAGTTTCAAGTTCTCTTTCCCTCCCATAGGGCCTTGCCAGGTTTCCAATGGGATGAGAAAAGCAACCAGGAATACTACAGATGGCTCTGCAATTCACATGTTATTTGGGGTTTTGGAGAAGTGGAAGACCATTACTGCTCATGAGTCTTCATTCAGCCTGGTCTAGTTAAACGCCAGCTAAAGATCAGTTTACTGTTGTTTTCAGAGTGGGAACTGTTGGAGACAGAGCTTAGGGACTCACTCTTATGGGGGAAGACTTACTGAAAATGGGCCTGGTACTCTTACAAGGCCAAGCAGAACCTACTATTTCACTATCAGAGTTTCTCTTTTTGAGATGAGCTCACACCAGGAAATTATGTTAGTTTTATTGTAGCCTTCTAGCATACATGTCCACATGGGTAACGGCCATTTAAGGTAGTACCTTACATTGTATATGCTATAGAGAAGGAATGGCGGGACAGACTAAGCTTatttaacagaagaaatgaaCCTCTAAAGCCTTTAAGGAACAAACTTAACCTCTCATTACGTACTTCAGCGGAAAGAACACACAAAGATTATTTTGGGTACACATACATATTTGTGCCCCTTCATCCCCAAACACACACTAGCTCATTACTTCCTGTTTAAGCACTGGGTTTTCCAAAAGGCTGCCAAAATAAGAATCAGTCCAGCTTATAGACCCGGAACCAGCAAGTTCATTGCTTCCCTCCATCCACTTGTGCAAAAGGCTACTACTTCCAGCTTTTGTTAGTGTTCCTTCCACTTGCTATTAAGTGGCAATGACAGTTGCCTCAAGGGCTCAATTATCCTTTTGATCCAAGTTCTCAGAGCAATGCATCGGATCTACTTCCAATCTTACCAGCAACCATGGCTGCAGCTCCAGTATTAGCAGCAGGAGCATGAGCCCAAGGATTGGTTTCACGAACTGGCATAGTTGTGGACACTACAGCAGCTTGGGATGGTTTAGCAGCAAGCACACAGAAGGCAGAGGCAGTGCCATTAACTAAAATGGGAGCAGACAACATCAGTGCAATTAATTCATGCAAGGCATGCACACGACTGGAATGTTAGTAGGCCATGTCATACCTATCAACATACAACAATTTTAGACACTTCCACATGACAGCAGTTTATGTAAATTAGCCAAATTGGACTGACAGTTGCTAAAGCTAGTAAATCCCATTTCACCAAGCCAACTCTTGTTAACAGAATTGTGGATGGtggatttttgtgtgtttgatgAGACCTTGAGTACTGATAACCAACTGAAGTTAAAGTTGTTGTTTCTGTAGAGAAGAGATATGGCTCACGAGAAGTTACTGTATGCTTAACTTCAGGTtcaaaagaacagatttttacaTGCGAAGTAACAATAACTGCATTTAACAAAGAGGTTTTTTCATACCACTTGTATGAAAGCAGATCAGTGAAATGAAGAGTAGATGCTGCTCTGAATTCTATAGTTGGCATCTCCCACAACTTAGATAAGAGTTTGTGTGAAAAACAGTAATTGTGGTGGCACAAAATCTCTTCCGTTGTGGGATTTGATTCCTGTGACACACAGTTGGTAAGGTTTTTGCCGTTCAGGAGGCAGAACGTTAAAATAGCCATTACCTCAAAGCCAGTCCCTTTTACAAGTAACTATCGTGTGGTAGGTGCATGaactttatattaaaaacaaaaatacagaaaaagtaaaaacagaCACGATGAATAAAGCAGGATGCATTCTCCCAAAATACTGATAACAAGAAGACTTGCACAAGAAATTAAGACCATGTGTTACTGGAAAGCAACATTATTATGTGCATTCAAGCCTCGTCCAGCATGACCATGGCACACAAAGAAATCACAAACCTTGAAAGGCAGGAGACTGTGGTGCGACTACTGTCACTGGTTTTGTCATGGGGGCCGAGGAGAAAGGATCTTCTGATGGTGTGCTGAAAGCACTGGTGATCTGAGAGCACAGGGCACTAATGCTGTCTGTTTCCCCTTCTATCTCAGGAactaaaatgtaaacaaaattaattaaattggAAGTTTAAAGGATacagaaacaatttaaaaatgccaatgtgaaactgaaatatatttagttCCCTTGTGTCCTAGACATTCCTGCTACTGCTTTGCatgacagctttttcttttaaattagtgTTGAAGACCTGACCTGAAATAGAACACTGAGTTAGTGCATTTTGTGACTAAGTCAAGAGGGTAAGGGGATCAGCATTCCAGATTCAAAGTCGGTTATTACTGCTTCTCTGTGTTAATGCAAGAGGAtgttcatttcagaaaataaaagggttTTTCTATAGCTTTAGTAGATATCTAAATCTTCCAGTATTAAAGTGCTCAACATATCAAGGATTTGGCACTAAGATTTGGCactctgtgaaatgaaaatacttaTGATAGATTTAAGTGTTGCAACAACATACTTCCACAGTAACTAGATGAAGTTTAAACATGCTGACAGCAATGCACAGTGGCAAGTCTGGAGTTAGAACGTTGATTGCTCCAGTTCAGCCATAGCTAAAATCCCTAGATCCTGCGGTAGaattatgaaaagcaaaagctgattGCTCAAATAAAATGGACACTCAGTTTTAAACCAAGTATCAGCATAATGTGGATAAAGTAACATCTGGAGTAAAACTGCTGACTTACCAGATGTTATCATTATTACTAATtgcactgcttttcaaaagtacCGATCATCAGTCCTTCTTTGCACAGAATTGACAGAAGCAGGCATAATTAAGCACAAATAGTATAAAACCCAGAAGATGTCTGGCCACAACATGCACCACATCTCAAATTCAGGGGAAGGCACGCCCAAAAATTGATTCTTTGAAGGATATTCCAAAACAGCACATGTGGTGTGGCAGTAAGCAGCATACGTGGGAACGTGCATCAGAAATGTTCTGAATCATGAAAAACTCAGATTGCCATGTGCCCAGTGAGCATCACTAGTGAGCAGTGCACTGTTACTGTAAAACCAATAAACTCGGTGCTGGTCTTAAAAGCACAGGTCACCATAAGGATTATAAGAGAAATTAGACTCggtatttttgttggttttaccTTTGCCACAGTAACTTTCACTTTAAGGGTTCTAAGCTTTAAACTAGCTCTGTCGCCACGATAGCTCTGTGGCCTGCAGGATAATCTGGCTAAGGGGATTCTAGGAGCAGCCCAGGTGTTTATGTTGGGATGTCTCTAGAAAACCCCTCTACCACTGTGTGAAAACTGTACCACACATTATTGATACAGCCAGCTGTACCAGCTAAACATTAAAGTTGCTTTTAACACATGGTGAAAAGCCATTTCATTgctctcaaaaagaaaaattcagacaGGCAGAAGGATAGACTGCAGAAAGGCCTTGAAGAGATTTGTCTCTCAAGATGCCCTCGCATTAAGTGGAAGAACTGGTTCTGTGACTCAGAGGGAAGAGCCAGCACCTACTAATTCACCAACACCCATTCCTGGAACGCTTCAAGATGTCCTCCAATATTTCAGAGAGTGATTACAACAGTTTGTCTTCTGCATGTGAATATTGCATTTGAAACTCTTGCCTATTCCCAAAGCAGAAGTTTTCTGACATGGTGAGGTTTCCTCATGAGAAATGATCCACATGAGGCAGGAAGAAGAATTTACTAGAAAATATGGAGTTATTTGAAgccacagagaaggaaaggaggaagagacagttTAAGGTAATGTTTCACTGGAACCATTCGGTTTTACCTGAGTTTTTCATGGGGAAATCGGTCTTCCTTTGCACTGTTGAAGGCAGTTCGTTTATTCGCAAAGACAACTGGCGTTTAAAAGGAGACATCTTTTGGCTAAGGGCAGGGAAACCCCTGAAAGACCCTTGCCTGGCAAGCTGTTCTATAGGGGCATGCCTCCGTGGAATAGCGTGGGGATTGCTCATTTCTTTATCCAGAGAGGCAGCAACTTCAGCAGTAGGAGAGGTTGGTGAGCCGGAAGAGGGGGCAGTATTGTTTGGTGCAGCACCTGGTGCTGctgttttcacttctgtttcaaCTGCTGAAGGAAATAGGGTGAGGTTAGAAGGGTAAAGCAAAGTAGTGTTCAGCTGCCTGCCCCTAATCCcattcattctgaaaaaaagaaactgcaggaaTTTGTGTAACTTGTACTTTTCCAAATGAGTTTCTAAtaccacagcagaaaaataatttctgtatacCTTCGTTGTCTTTACCATGCCACTTTACATACATCCAGTCTCCAAAGCAAAGCTAAGGCTAGCCACTTCATCGAAATAACGGCCACATATATGCATTCTTTCTAGCTATTCCTGAGACCTCAGCTGTAGAAATACTTGCAATTCATTTATGATTAAGACTGAAAAGAGTATTGCGTGTTTGAGACCTTTACTTTGCCTCACAGAACTATGGCCAAAATATTACTACAAACTGTATTAAGGGAGTTcatggctcagcagcagcagggaacagAACCAAGCTCTAGgaacttcttttaaaagccaCCCTGCTACCTCTGCGggatcagcagcagcagccgccaaACACACTGCACAAGCTTCAGCAGGCCAGAGGTAGCAGCAGCACTTAACAGGTTGGGCTGCATTCAGTGtgcaggctgcagctccccacctcctccaggaaATACATTACAGATAGATGGAAGTCTGCTGCAAGGTGGATCCAGCCTCCAAGCTGACAGGCCTTGCTAACACCAGGCATATTTACAGTGAGTTCCTGTGTCACTTCTTTAGCTGACTTTAGCTGTAATGTTAGCACCCAATCACTAGTTAGTTGCACTGGTAGCTCCTCCAACTTAAAGTCAGCTGCTTCACTGTGCAGGGTTTCACATAGCACCACAATGCTTCCATCAACCAGGCCTAATGGTAGAAATGTAGAATTATGCCTAGTTTAAATCATGACTCTTATTATTAGAATAGCAATGGGGATTTTTCCATCTCTATGAAAACTCTTACTCATAAGTGATTTGGCTTTGGGGGCAATAAACACAGCTCATCAGCacagcaggagaaggggaaatCTCACTATCCCAGTATGAACTCTTATTTTACCTATATTGCTTTCCAAAAGTTTTAGgaaaaacaattactttttttttttgttgacaCGTCAACAGAATAACTAAAAGGCTGGTAAAGAGAGGAGTCACACTAGAGACTTCTGAGGAGCTGGAATGGTAGGAGGAACTAATTATGTTGTCTTGCAAGCTTCAGTACCCATGAGTTGCAGCTGCTCGTTCAAGTGAAACTTTTCTAATCAGTCTTTCTTGGAAAGGATTTCACACACCTTCATTGAGTCAAGATTTTGACTCATGCCCTCAAGTAACAAAGGCCTTGTGTTTAAGCTTCATTTAGCACATTCGAAAACTAACATATGGGAACAAGCAGATGGATGATGAAAACGAAGATTAAAGTTTTGCAGTCAAGTGGCAGCACAAAACTTGCTGTGGAACCCTCCAAAACAAAAGTTCAACTCCACTGTAAAGAGGGCTATAAACAGtatttacaatatttattttttgtaagcTGTAGAACTCCACTATTTGTACTAAAACTTGAGTAAGGAGTTCTACTTTCACTTGAATTTCAGAACAGTTTAAATGGCATGTTAAATGGTTAAGAAGTAAAAACTAACTCCTCTCAAGTCCAAATCAATTAGTGACTAGTTTTGAAGGTAATTAACAGTGCAACAGTTAGGTGTTTTAGGAGGAGGgggtggttgttttggtttgtttttttcagaaagcacaCTGTGATTGATCAGTTCTTCCCTCACGCAATACAACCCTACACGTATACTTTGTAACCTagcttaaaaaccaaaataaaaatatattattttctaagaaaaatgcatacaattttctgttcatttagCATAAGCTTTGGACCACAAAACGGATTCTTTCATGTCTGGCAAACTTGTTACATTTTTACAGCGTTTTCCTAATAAGGCCTAATGTATGATACCTACGGTGTTCTCTGCCATGAAGCAGGCtgacaaaacaaagcaggagcGGCTTTCACATATGAAGCCACTTGTACTTTCTAGAGGAGATGTGGGAAAATGTGCTATAAGTGAATCTGGGAGCATTTTTCATCTTGAGAAGTGGCAAGCATCTGGGAATATGATTTGTACATAATAAGGTTCAAGAGAGGGAATGCTGCGAGGATGTTAAGCCTCAATTCACCTTGGTGCTGGTTTTGCTTGCTATAGATGACTGTTTAAGTTGCATCCCGTACCTTTAGCATCCGGCATCTGTCTCataatttcttctctctctgcctgttCAGTAGCTGTAGTGACCCTGAATGACCCCTCTCTAGTGAATGTGGTTCTGCTGGCGTCAAAGGTGGCAGTCACTCCACACTCCTTCTCCCGCTTCTGCTTTCGCTCCAGGCATGCTGCAAATGCACAGCCCACGGCATGACTCAACCTTTCCCCCTGCACAAGACAACATTACACAATACAGTAACTGGAACAGAAACATACGTGTGCTTCAAGCATTCCAAAGGGATAACCTGCTTTTACAAGAGGAATCTAATTAAGGCATTAAAGAGAACTACTATAATTGGTCACCTTTTGTACGGCTCTAAAATTAAACCTTGCATATAAAGACCTCCCAACTACTAATGCACATTAAAACCTTGCATATAAAGACCTCCCAACTACTAATGCACAAGCAGTGTTCAAGAAGGCCACCCAGAAATGAGAGATTGATGGATAATCTGTTTAGTTCAACTGCTGCTAAGATGCTAGTGCGATAACATGCCTGCACTGATCCCTTGCCTCTGGATACATTTGTGCACAGAGAAACCCTTGTGAAGCCATCTTAAGGAGGCGTTAAGTCCTGAAGGACGAATATGTGCTATTGTCAGATGGAGAAAGTGTACTGAGGGCTTAGGGAGGCACTGCCGCTGTGCGCAagtgttaaaatgaaaagtacAATGGTGACTACTTACACCTCTTAATGGCCCTGACCAAATGCACAAGTTAGTATCAAGAGTGCCTTCTGAAAAGCACTTCTATTATTAACCAGTGAGGTCAAAAGGATCCACTATCCAATAACTGCAATAAGGAGAGGAAATTCAAGTCGGAGTAAGCCCAGCAATCCAGCTGGGTATGGCAGCTATAGTTAGGTCAGAGGCACATTACTACCAGTAGCTCAACTCATCTATTATAATCAGTAAGTGAATTGACCTGTtattcacacacaaaaatagaAATGCTCCAGATCTAACATAAGTTTAACTGGGAATTTCTAacttcactgtttctttttaaagaaaaatgatgaATCCTCAAGTACAATAGCTCTGCACATGCAGCTATGTGGAGTTCACACAATGAATTTGCATGAGGTTTCAAGCACTTTGTATAATATAGGCGGGATtcaaacaaaaagcaggaagaggaaaaggccAGATCAGGATGTTAAATAACTTAAGTCTATGCAGCAAGAGACTGGTAGAGGTAACGTACTTTCAAACCTTCTACAGGAAAAATCTCTATCCTTAGAAGCAAATGGGATGCTAACTGAATTCCATTTAGCTCCATCCTTAACGATCAGATGACTTTCCCTTCAAGATAACATTCACATGCAAGAAGCTGCATTCATAACCAGTCTGTATTTACTCACTATGATTTATCCTAGAAAAAAACTGTCATTGCTGTTTCGGTTTTTGGCAGTATACATTTTCAGATGAGACTATCTTCTAACTATTTTTGGAAGAGTAGTTCCCTTCTGCTAGAGATATCTGAGGCTGACTGCATTCTGTTTATATGGACACGGGGCACCGTTTCTCTCCACAAGACAACACCACAGAGGGATGGCAAACAATTCAGATACGAAGAATTagaactaaaataatttaagggCTAAGTAATATTTTAGCTGAAGTCTAAACATATTGCACTGTTCTAGGCAGTTAATTTTTCTGAGCATAACTTCCAGCTAGAAGCTGGACGAGTTGGACACACATCATATTAAACTTACCGTGTCCTTCACAGCCATAAAGCAGTGGCATATCCAGCGTCTCGTTGTGCCATCTCGACAGATGTATGAGAATGCCCGGTCAAAGTTCCTGTCTGGTGCGCAGAAAGAAACCTTCTCTATTGTCTGATCAACTATAAGAtcctagaggggaaaaaaaaaaaagtcccaccACCGCCACCCCCCCAATAAAAGAAATGTGAGGAAAAATGGAGAAGCAATTACTGGAGAAGTAATTTTCAGTATTAACTGCAAGAAGATAAGTTATATTAAAAAGAGGATAACCTGATGTGGCTATAATGATCTGTCAATTAGTTAACCATTCAGAATCTATGACATTTTCCACCAGCCACCTTTGGTAGAAGTGTGCCAAGGCACCACTTAAGAATTCAGGGACCCAAACAATTCCCAAGATCTCTCCTCTAGACTATGAGctcacatttttgttttgttttatttttacagcagctCTGGTAGTCttgcaatcaaaaaaaaaaatctttactgtacttaaaacacaacacaaactTGTGGGAGAGGTCTGCAAGTGTGG
It encodes:
- the NUMB gene encoding protein numb homolog isoform X1 yields the protein MNKLRQSFRRKKDVYVPEASRPHQWQTDEEGVRTGKCSFPVKYLGHVEVDESRGMHICEDAVKRLKSERKFFKGFFGKSGKKAVKAVLWVSADGLRVVDEKTKDLIVDQTIEKVSFCAPDRNFDRAFSYICRDGTTRRWICHCFMAVKDTGERLSHAVGCAFAACLERKQKREKECGVTATFDASRTTFTREGSFRVTTATEQAEREEIMRQMPDAKAVETEVKTAAPGAAPNNTAPSSGSPTSPTAEVAASLDKEMSNPHAIPRRHAPIEQLARQGSFRGFPALSQKMSPFKRQLSLRINELPSTVQRKTDFPMKNSVPEIEGETDSISALCSQITSAFSTPSEDPFSSAPMTKPVTVVAPQSPAFQVNGTASAFCVLAAKPSQAAVVSTTMPVRETNPWAHAPAANTGAAAMVAGTEWSSTSSGAASPSLFQGNHRRTPSEADRWLEEVSKTVRAQQQPTPAPQPLLQPPPAASQSAPAFPVSTFVAPQPVPVGVVPPMQPAFIPAQPYAVANGMTYAAPSVPVVGITPSQMVANVFGTASHTPAAHPHQSPSLVKQQTFPQYESNSATTSPFFNPPAQHNGSAAFNGVDSGKWAAEDKHSQPPAAAPQVDPFEAQWAALESKAKQRTNPSPTNPFSSDLQKTFEIEL
- the NUMB gene encoding protein numb homolog isoform X8, which codes for MHICEDAVKRLKSSGKKAVKAVLWVSADGLRVVDEKTKDLIVDQTIEKVSFCAPDRNFDRAFSYICRDGTTRRWICHCFMAVKDTGERLSHAVGCAFAACLERKQKREKECGVTATFDASRTTFTREGSFRVTTATEQAEREEIMRQMPDAKAVETEVKTAAPGAAPNNTAPSSGSPTSPTAEVAASLDKEMSNPHAIPRRHAPIEQLARQGSFRGFPALSQKMSPFKRQLSLRINELPSTVQRKTDFPMKNSVPEIEGETDSISALCSQITSAFSTPSEDPFSSAPMTKPVTVVAPQSPAFQVNGTASAFCVLAAKPSQAAVVSTTMPVRETNPWAHAPAANTGAAAMVAGTEWSSTSSGAASPSLFQGNHRRTPSEADRWLEEVSKTVRAQQQPTPAPQPLLQPPPAASQSAPAFPVSTFVAPQPVPVGVVPPMQPAFIPAQPYAVANGMTYAAPSVPVVGITPSQMVANVFGTASHTPAAHPHQSPSLVKQQTFPQYESNSATTSPFFNPPAQHNGSAAFNGVDSGKWAAEDKHSQPPAAAPQVDPFEAQWAALESKAKQRTNPSPTNPFSSDLQKTFEIEL
- the NUMB gene encoding protein numb homolog isoform X5; its protein translation is MHICEDAVKRLKSERKFFKGFFGKSGKKAVKAVLWVSADGLRVVDEKTKDLIVDQTIEKVSFCAPDRNFDRAFSYICRDGTTRRWICHCFMAVKDTGERLSHAVGCAFAACLERKQKREKECGVTATFDASRTTFTREGSFRVTTATEQAEREEIMRQMPDAKAVETEVKTAAPGAAPNNTAPSSGSPTSPTAEVAASLDKEMSNPHAIPRRHAPIEQLARQGSFRGFPALSQKMSPFKRQLSLRINELPSTVQRKTDFPMKNSVPEIEGETDSISALCSQITSAFSTPSEDPFSSAPMTKPVTVVAPQSPAFQVNGTASAFCVLAAKPSQAAVVSTTMPVRETNPWAHAPAANTGAAAMVAGTEWSSTSSGAASPSLFQGNHRRTPSEADRWLEEVSKTVRAQQQPTPAPQPLLQPPPAASQSAPAFPVSTFVAPQPVPVGVVPPMQPAFIPAQPYAVANGMTYAAPSVPVVGITPSQMVANVFGTASHTPAAHPHQSPSLVKQQTFPQYESNSATTSPFFNPPAQHNGSAAFNGVDSGKWAAEDKHSQPPAAAPQVDPFEAQWAALESKAKQRTNPSPTNPFSSDLQKTFEIEL
- the NUMB gene encoding protein numb homolog isoform X3, producing MNKLRQSFRRKKDVYVPEASRPHQWQTDEEGVRTGKCSFPVKYLGHVEVDESRGMHICEDAVKRLKSSGKKAVKAVLWVSADGLRVVDEKTKDLIVDQTIEKVSFCAPDRNFDRAFSYICRDGTTRRWICHCFMAVKDTGERLSHAVGCAFAACLERKQKREKECGVTATFDASRTTFTREGSFRVTTATEQAEREEIMRQMPDAKVETEVKTAAPGAAPNNTAPSSGSPTSPTAEVAASLDKEMSNPHAIPRRHAPIEQLARQGSFRGFPALSQKMSPFKRQLSLRINELPSTVQRKTDFPMKNSVPEIEGETDSISALCSQITSAFSTPSEDPFSSAPMTKPVTVVAPQSPAFQVNGTASAFCVLAAKPSQAAVVSTTMPVRETNPWAHAPAANTGAAAMVAGTEWSSTSSGAASPSLFQGNHRRTPSEADRWLEEVSKTVRAQQQPTPAPQPLLQPPPAASQSAPAFPVSTFVAPQPVPVGVVPPMQPAFIPAQPYAVANGMTYAAPSVPVVGITPSQMVANVFGTASHTPAAHPHQSPSLVKQQTFPQYESNSATTSPFFNPPAQHNGSAAFNGVDSGKWAAEDKHSQPPAAAPQVDPFEAQWAALESKAKQRTNPSPTNPFSSDLQKTFEIEL
- the NUMB gene encoding protein numb homolog isoform X7 → MNKLRQSFRRKKDVYVPEASRPHQWQTDEEGVRTGKCSFPVKYLGHVEVDESRGMHICEDAVKRLKSSGKKAVKAVLWVSADGLRVVDEKTKDLIVDQTIEKVSFCAPDRNFDRAFSYICRDGTTRRWICHCFMAVKDTGERLSHAVGCAFAACLERKQKREKECGVTATFDASRTTFTREGSFRVTTATEQAEREEIMRQMPDAKVETEVKTAAPGAAPNNTAPSSGSPTSPTAEVAASLDKEMSNPHAIPRRHAPIEQLARQGSFRGFPALSQKMSPFKRQLSLRINELPSTVQRKTDFPMKNSVPEIEGETDSISALCSQITSAFSTPSEDPFSSAPMTKPVTVVAPQSPAFQGTEWSSTSSGAASPSLFQGNHRRTPSEADRWLEEVSKTVRAQQQPTPAPQPLLQPPPAASQSAPAFPVSTFVAPQPVPVGVVPPMQPAFIPAQPYAVANGMTYAAPSVPVVGITPSQMVANVFGTASHTPAAHPHQSPSLVKQQTFPQYESNSATTSPFFNPPAQHNGSAAFNGVDSGKWAAEDKHSQPPAAAPQVDPFEAQWAALESKAKQRTNPSPTNPFSSDLQKTFEIEL
- the NUMB gene encoding protein numb homolog isoform X2 — its product is MNKLRQSFRRKKDVYVPEASRPHQWQTDEEGVRTGKCSFPVKYLGHVEVDESRGMHICEDAVKRLKSSGKKAVKAVLWVSADGLRVVDEKTKDLIVDQTIEKVSFCAPDRNFDRAFSYICRDGTTRRWICHCFMAVKDTGERLSHAVGCAFAACLERKQKREKECGVTATFDASRTTFTREGSFRVTTATEQAEREEIMRQMPDAKAVETEVKTAAPGAAPNNTAPSSGSPTSPTAEVAASLDKEMSNPHAIPRRHAPIEQLARQGSFRGFPALSQKMSPFKRQLSLRINELPSTVQRKTDFPMKNSVPEIEGETDSISALCSQITSAFSTPSEDPFSSAPMTKPVTVVAPQSPAFQVNGTASAFCVLAAKPSQAAVVSTTMPVRETNPWAHAPAANTGAAAMVAGTEWSSTSSGAASPSLFQGNHRRTPSEADRWLEEVSKTVRAQQQPTPAPQPLLQPPPAASQSAPAFPVSTFVAPQPVPVGVVPPMQPAFIPAQPYAVANGMTYAAPSVPVVGITPSQMVANVFGTASHTPAAHPHQSPSLVKQQTFPQYESNSATTSPFFNPPAQHNGSAAFNGVDSGKWAAEDKHSQPPAAAPQVDPFEAQWAALESKAKQRTNPSPTNPFSSDLQKTFEIEL
- the NUMB gene encoding protein numb homolog isoform X4 — translated: MNKLRQSFRRKKDVYVPEASRPHQWQTDEEGVRTGKCSFPVKYLGHVEVDESRGMHICEDAVKRLKSERKFFKGFFGKSGKKAVKAVLWVSADGLRVVDEKTKDLIVDQTIEKVSFCAPDRNFDRAFSYICRDGTTRRWICHCFMAVKDTGERLSHAVGCAFAACLERKQKREKECGVTATFDASRTTFTREGSFRVTTATEQAEREEIMRQMPDAKAVETEVKTAAPGAAPNNTAPSSGSPTSPTAEVAASLDKEMSNPHAIPRRHAPIEQLARQGSFRGFPALSQKMSPFKRQLSLRINELPSTVQRKTDFPMKNSVPEIEGETDSISALCSQITSAFSTPSEDPFSSAPMTKPVTVVAPQSPAFQGTEWSSTSSGAASPSLFQGNHRRTPSEADRWLEEVSKTVRAQQQPTPAPQPLLQPPPAASQSAPAFPVSTFVAPQPVPVGVVPPMQPAFIPAQPYAVANGMTYAAPSVPVVGITPSQMVANVFGTASHTPAAHPHQSPSLVKQQTFPQYESNSATTSPFFNPPAQHNGSAAFNGVDSGKWAAEDKHSQPPAAAPQVDPFEAQWAALESKAKQRTNPSPTNPFSSDLQKTFEIEL
- the NUMB gene encoding protein numb homolog isoform X6 — protein: MNKLRQSFRRKKDVYVPEASRPHQWQTDEEGVRTGKCSFPVKYLGHVEVDESRGMHICEDAVKRLKSSGKKAVKAVLWVSADGLRVVDEKTKDLIVDQTIEKVSFCAPDRNFDRAFSYICRDGTTRRWICHCFMAVKDTGERLSHAVGCAFAACLERKQKREKECGVTATFDASRTTFTREGSFRVTTATEQAEREEIMRQMPDAKAVETEVKTAAPGAAPNNTAPSSGSPTSPTAEVAASLDKEMSNPHAIPRRHAPIEQLARQGSFRGFPALSQKMSPFKRQLSLRINELPSTVQRKTDFPMKNSVPEIEGETDSISALCSQITSAFSTPSEDPFSSAPMTKPVTVVAPQSPAFQGTEWSSTSSGAASPSLFQGNHRRTPSEADRWLEEVSKTVRAQQQPTPAPQPLLQPPPAASQSAPAFPVSTFVAPQPVPVGVVPPMQPAFIPAQPYAVANGMTYAAPSVPVVGITPSQMVANVFGTASHTPAAHPHQSPSLVKQQTFPQYESNSATTSPFFNPPAQHNGSAAFNGVDSGKWAAEDKHSQPPAAAPQVDPFEAQWAALESKAKQRTNPSPTNPFSSDLQKTFEIEL